In the genome of Devosia rhizoryzae, the window ACGGCCGGACGATCTTTTCGCCCGGCCGCAACATGAGCTGACGCGCGCCCTCATGGCCGCGCGCCTGCCGGATGTCGTTTAGTTATCGAGGCCAACTTCGCCGCGGAGGGCGTCGATGCGTTTGGAGGCTTCGGCTTTGCTGAGGTCTTCGGCGAACTGTTCGGGCTGGTGAGCCTGCTCGGACAGGGTCTTGAGGTAGGAGGCCTGGGCATCGGTCATCGGGTCGTCGCCGGTGGT includes:
- a CDS encoding DUF3072 domain-containing protein gives rise to the protein MSTPTQKIEPSEHSNLEKDPDTWTTGDDPMTDAQASYLKTLSEQAHQPEQFAEDLSKAEASKRIDALRGEVGLDN